From Aedes albopictus strain Foshan chromosome 1, AalbF5, whole genome shotgun sequence, one genomic window encodes:
- the LOC134284877 gene encoding uncharacterized protein K02A2.6-like, which translates to MTAKLKSILRERVWWPGLSTDAEEWVKTCQTCATNGRPEKPTPMKRILAPQTVWETIALDFNGPYARYGGISILLIVDYRSRFLIARPVKSTSFEQTRHVLEEVFAREGFPKNVRSDNGPPFNGEEYRAYCTDRGIEAVFSTPLFPQQNGLVENYMKLVNKAMASAVSKGSCFKEELQAAVNAHNASIHSVTGLPPEEVMMGRKIKRRLPLLHHETVKYDEDLFERRDKEQKLKAKDREDARRGARVCRLSPGDTVIIERLNRTKGDSRFDSQKYTIIKEDNGSLTLQNDHGQIIKRHVTQTRKVGPWRSPNDKPNGTSQHNSSTKNPGSGSSERPRRTKTVPFYMKDYV; encoded by the exons ATGACTGCAAAACTCAAGAGCATCCTGCGTGAGCGTGTGTGGTGGCCCGGACTATCTACGGATGCAGAGGAGTGGGTAAAAACCTGTCAAACCTGCGCAACGAATGGACGACCCGAAAAGCCAACTCCTATGAAAAGAATCCTCGCTCCCCAAACGGTTTGGGAAACCATTGCGCTTGATTTCAATGGCCCATACGCGAGATACGGAGGCATTTCAATTTTGCTGATTGTTGACTATCGATCTAG GTTTTTGATTGCACGGCCGGTCAAATCTACAAGTTTTGAACAAACAAGGCATGTCCTAGAAGAGGTTTTTGCACGCGAAGGGTTTCCGAAAAATGTTCGGTCCGACAACGGACCACCATTCAACGGTGAAGAATATCGAGCGTACTGCACCGATCGTGGCATTGAGGCCGTGTTTTCAACCCCCCTGTTTCCACAACAGAATGGGCTCGTTGAAAACTACATGAAGCTTGTCAATAAGGCAATGGCTTCTGCAGTTAGTAAAGGGTCTTGCTTCAAGGAGGAGCTTCAAGCTGCTGTCAATGCCCACAATGCATCTATTCACTCGGTTACTGGCCTCCCGCCTGAGGAAGTAATGATGGGCCGGAAAATAAAACGTAGACTCCCTTTGCTGCATCATGAAACGGTGAAATATGACGAGGACCTATTTGAACGCAGAGATAAGGAGCAGAAGTTAAAGGCTAAGGACCGGGAGGATGCTAGGAGAGGAGCACGAGTATGCCGTTTGAGTCCGGGGGACACGGTCATCATCGAGCGACTGAACCGTACAAAAGGCGACAGTAGGTTTGACTCTCAAAAGTACACTATCATCAAGGAGGACAACGGAAGCCTCACTCTGCAAAACGATCACGGTCAGATTATCAAACGGCATGTGACTCAGACCCGGAAAGTTGGGCCCTGGCGCTCACCCAATGACAAACCCAATGGCACATCTCAGCATAACTCGAGCACCAAAAATCCTGGATCGGGCTCCTCCGAGCGACCACGCAGAACGAAAACGGTACCATTTTACATGAAAGATTATGTGTAG
- the LOC115257337 gene encoding uncharacterized protein LOC115257337, giving the protein MSGERRIKTLKTRQKSILMSFGLIKTFVDDFNEETDACEVSVRLEHLVNLWNDFNGNQAELETLDEVAIDDHLKSRVDFETSYFKVKGFLLSMNKETPVSPRTSSSSTFTAHSPVQSSHVRLPDIKLPNFAGNLDQWLNFHDLFVSLVHSSHELSNIQKFYYLRSSLSGEALKLVQTIAISANNYQVAWNLLLDHYQNPLRLKQSYVDALFEFPSIKRESSTELHSLVEKFEANVKGLAQLGEKTQFWDVLLIRMLSIRLDPTTRRDWEEHSSTLNVITFKELTTFIQRRVTVLQTIGKTIDTSSSVPNKKLGQRVIASHGASQMSQRKCIFCSDHHPLYQCIVFSKMSVDEKEKEVRRHQLCRNCLRKGHQAKECPSSSTCRKCRGHHHTQLCFNPAQVNSKVIEPPQPKESGSHQPTDQPSASVSATLADHASYASAGRGRKGVLLATAVVIVVDDNGVEHTARALLDSGSECCFATESFSQLIKVQRKRIHLPIAGIGQSSTESRFKFASTIRSRVSEFSANVELLVLPKVAIDLPSTTINTSSWNIPSGVQLADPAFYEPSKVDLILGAEIFFDLFKVSGRISLGPGLPVLVNSVFGWVVSGRSAHHPTTAPIVANVASIVDLHELLQKFWTIEEDGVQSCYSVEEAACEEHFRRTVTRTHQGRYVVSLPIKEEILANLGDNRRTAIRRFHFLEGKLTKNEELYQQYRDFMEEYLKLGHMQLVRDSQHTHLPRYHLPHHAVIKEDSTTTKVRVVFDASCPTIKGPSLNNALMVGPIVQEDLRSITMRSRIYPVLLNADIKQMYRQILTDEKSNSLQHIVWRSSPEAPLQTYELKTVTYGTASAPFLATRVLKQLADDEHSEFPKAATVLRKDFYIDDLFSGAATVEEAIDLRIQLESLLKKGGFELRKWASNEPAVIQDVPLENRALKDTIDFDKEQCIKTLGLHWEPGTDVLRYKIFLPSTFPTDEGLTKRMRMALSHIARLFDPLGLVGPVITTAKIFMQGIWCLIDEDGKPWSWDKELPASFKTRWNNYQSQLPNLNELRVARCVIFPSPTTLQIHIFTDASENAYGACVYIRSTSTAGDVKVALLASKSKVSPLKKQSIPRLELCGALIGAQLYEKVVASLQLNADTFFWVDSTVVLCWLKSPPSAWTTFVANRVSKIQLATVNCSWNHIAGVQNPADLISRGTTANDIVASKLWWNGPDWLAQKMTEWPTAQLNSSQSMEALQEAKRTQTVAVTATEELSFIDEYILKYSNYYRMLRVTAYCLRFVRKCHRKFSEQPSTEPPTCYLTTDEIKSAELALIAMVQRQCFSNEWEQLQQRKPISPKSRLRWFHPFIDEHRVLRLGGRLSKSQLPYDSKHQILLPSSHPISALLLRSLHLRQLHAAPQLLLAILRTRYWVIGARDIAKRITRNCVV; this is encoded by the coding sequence ATGTCCGGCGAACGGCGAATCAAGACCTTGAAGACGAGGCAGAAGAGCATTCTGATGTCCTTCGGTCTCATCAAGACGTTCGTGGACGACTTCAATGAGGAAACCGATGCATGTGAAGTATCGGTCCGATTAGAACATCTCGTCAATTTGTGGAACGATTTCAACGGCAATCAAGCAGAGCTCGAAACGCTCGACGAAGTTGCTATCGACGATCACCTTAAAAGCCGCGTTGATTTCGAGACCTCGTACTTCAAAGTGAAGGGATTCCTACTGTCCATGAATAAAGAAACACCGGTTTCCCCTCGCACGTCTTCGTCCTCTACATTCACCGCGCACAGCCCTGTACAGTCGTCGCATGTAAGGTTGCCCGACATAAAACTGCCCAACTTCGCCGGAAATCTCGACCAATGGCTAAATTTCCACGATCTCTTCGTGTCCCTAGTCCACTCGTCGCACGAACTCTCtaacattcaaaaattttattatcTACGGTCTTCGCTGTCCGGAGAAGCGTTGAAGCTGGTCCAGACGATAGCCATTAGTGCAAACAACTATCAAGTCGCTTGGAATCTACTACTCGATCATTATCAAAATCCGCTGCGTCTAAAACAATCCTACGTCGATGCCCTATTCGAATTTCCGTCCATCAAAAGGGAGTCCTCCACGGAATTGCATtccctagttgaaaaatttgagGCCAACGTCAAGGGTTTAGCTCAATTAGGAGAGAAGACGCAGTTCTGGGACGTTCTTTTGATTCGTATGTTGAGCATCCGCTTGGATCCGACTACTCGAAGGGATTGGGAGGAACATTCATCCACGTTGAATGTTATAACCTTCAAGGAGCTTACTACGTTCATCCAGCGACGCGTGACAGTTCTTCAAACCATCGGGAAGACCATCGACACTTCTTCATCGGTTCCCAACAAGAAATTGGGGCAACGGGTCATCGCCAGTCACGGCGCTAGTCAAATGAGTCAACGCAAATGTATATTTTGCTCGGATCACCATCCACTATACCAATGCATCGTGTTTTCAAAAATGAGCGTCGATGAAAAGGAGAAGGAGGTCCGGCGCCACCAACTGTGCCGGAATTGTCTTCGTAAGGGGCACCAGGCGAAAGAATGTCCATCTTCGAGCACCTGCCGCAAGTGTAGAGGTCACCACCATACCCAACTGTGTTTTAACCCTGCACAAGTCAACTCTAAAGTCATCGAGCCCCCTCAGCCCAAGGAGAGCGGAAGTCATCAACCAACCGATCAACCTTCTGCGTCGGTGTCAGCAACACTCGCCGACCATGCTAGCTATGCCTCAGCTGGACGAGGACGTAAGGGTGTCCTACTTGCTACAGCGGTTGTCATTGTCGTCGACGACAACGGGGTCGAACATACAGCTAGAGCCCTGTTAGATTCTGGTAGTGAGTGCTGCTTCGCTACGGAATCGTTTTCCCAACTCATCAAGGTCCAGCGCAAACGTATCCATCTTCCAATCGCCGGAATAGGACAGTCTTCGACAGAATCTCGCTTCAAATTCGCATCAACAATTCGATCACGTGTGTCTGAATTCTCCGCCAACGTGGAACTGCTCGTCTTGCCAAAGGTCGCAATCGATTTGCCCTCTACGACGATCAACACATCTTCTTGGAACATACCATCGGGGGTTCAACTGGCCGATCCCGCTTTCTACGAGCCTTCCAAAGTCGACCTGATTCTGGGCGCCGaaattttctttgatttgttCAAGGTATCAGGTAGAATTTCACTGGGCCCAGGTTTACCAGTCCTCGTCAACTCCGTTTTTGGCTGGGTAGTGTCCGGGCGAAGTGCTCACCATCCAACAACTGCACCTATCGTCGCCAACGTCGCTTCCATCGTTGACCTGCACGAGCTCCTGCAAAAATTTTGGACAATCGAAGAAGATGGagttcaatcatgttattcagtCGAGGAAGCAGCTTGTGAAGAACACTTTCGCCGTACGGTCACTCGCACACATCAAGGACGGTATGTTGTCAGCTTGCCCATCAAGGAAGAAATCCTCGCCAATCTTGGGGACAATCGTCGCACCGCTATTCGCCGCTTCCACTTTCTGGAGGGGAAACTCACCAAGAACGAAGAGCTTTACCAGCAGTATCGAGACTTTATGGAAGAGTATTTGAAACTCGGTCACATGCAACTTGTAAGGGACTCCCAGCATACCCATCTACCGCGGTATCATCTCCCGCACCATGCCGTAATAAAAGAGGATAGTACTACAACCAAAGTACGCGTGGTATTTGACGCTTCCTGTCCTACAATCAAGGGACCTTCCTTGAACAATGCTTTAATGGTGGGGCCAATTGTGCAAGAAGATCTGCGGTCGATCACGATGCGGTCCCGAATCTATCCAGTTCTGCTCAACGCTGACATCAAACAAATGTATCGTCAAATACTAACGGACGAGAAAAGCAACAGCCTACAGCATATCGTTTGGAGATCATCTCCTGAAGCACCGTTGCAGACGTATGAGCTTAAAACTGTAACATACGGTACCGCCAGTGCACCATTTCTTGCGACTCGAGTGCTCAAGCAACTGGCAGACGACGAACATAGCGAGTTTCCAAAGGCAGCCACGGTTCTTCGAAAAGATTTCTATATCGACGACCTATTCTCAGGAGCAGCCACGGTAGAAGAAGCTATCGACCTGAGAATTCAACTAGAATCTCTGCTCAAGAAGGGCGGATTTGAGCTTAGAAAATGGGCTTCCAACGAACCAGCCGTCATACAGGACGTCCCACTTGAGAATAGGGCTCTCAAGGACACCATTGACTTCGACAAGGAACAGTGCATAAAGACTCTTGGTTTGCATTGGGAACCAGGCACAGACGTACTTCGCTACAAAATCTTCCTGCCATCTACCTTTCCAACCGACGAAGGACTCACAAAACGTATGCGTATGGCACTCTCCCACATCGCAAGACTATTCGATCCTTTGGGACTTGTGGGGCCAGTCATCACAACCGCAAAAATTTTTATGCAAGGAATCTGGTGTCTCATCGACGAAGATGGCAAACCTTGGAGTTGGGATAAAGAGCTGCCTGCTTCATTCAAAACCCGATGGAACAATTATCAGTCCCAGCTTCCCAACCTAAACGAGCTGCGTGTGGCCCGCTGCGTCATATTTCCATCGCCGACAACGTTGCAAATCCACATTTTCACTGATGCATCTGAAAACGCATATGGGGCATGCGTCTACATTCGGTCTACAAGTACCGCAGGCGACGTGAAGGTAGCATTACTGGCCTCAAAATCGAAGGTGTCTCCACTCAAGAAACAGAGCATTCCGCGACTTGAACTGTGCGGCGCGCTCATTGGTGCTCAACTGTATGAAAAGGTCGTCGCATCTCTCCAACTCAACGCCGACACTTTCTTTTGGGTCGACTCAACAGTCGTACTATGCTGGCTAAAGTCTCCTCCTTCAGCGTGGACAACATTCGTAGCGAATAGGGTATCAAAAATCCAACTAGCCACCGTCAACTGCTCGTGGAATCACATCGCAGGCGTGCAAAACCCGGCTGACCTCATCTCGAGAGGAACTACTGCAAACGACATCGTAGCAAGCAAGCTTTGGTGGAACGGGCCGGACTGGTTGGCTCAAAAAATGACGGAATGGCCCACAGCACAACTAAACTCGTCACAGTCAATGGAAGCTCTTCAGGAGGCGAAAAGGACCCAAACCGTTGCTGTCACAGCTACCGAGGAGCTGTCCTTTATCGATGAGTACATCCTCAAGTACTCGAACTACTATCGAATGTTGCGCGTCACAGCCTACTGCCTCCGTTTTGTGCGAAAATGTCATCGAAAGTTCTCTGAGCAGCCATCAACCGAACCTCCCACTTGTTATCTCACCACGGACGAAATCAAATCTGCGGAGTTGGCGCTCATTGCTATGGTCCAAAGGCAGTGTTTTAGCAACGAATGGGAGCAACTCCAGCAGCGGAAACCTATATCACCGAAATCGCGACTACGATGGTTTCATCCGTTCATAGACGAGCATCGGGTACTTCGACTAGGCGGTCGACTCAGCAAATCGCAGTTACCATACGACAGCAAACATCAAATCCTACTACCATCATCCCATCCAATCTCGGCACTACTTCTCCGATCTCTGCACCTTCGGCAACTCCACGCAGCCCCACAACTTCTCCTAGCAATTCTTCGTACTCGGTATTGGGTCATAGGGGCCAGAGATATTGCCAAAAGGATCACTCGTAATTGCGTCGTTTAA